CGCGAGAATCTTTAGATGGCTGGACTTTTCTTTTTATGGGCGAAAGTTTTTAACCTTAATATGCCATGGCTCAAACCTCACTCCAAGCATATTGTCTTTGGGATAGCGAAGTTTGAGATATCCCTGATTGCGAAGTCTCATACATGTTTCAGTTTTGGCAAATTTACTGCTGAAATTTGCTGCGCCGAGTCCTCTTTCACCGACATCAAAATCGCCAACTCCGTGGAAGGAATATCCCGGAGGGGCAAGTGAGCGTGAAGCTAGTGAAAGGTTTCCGTTACTTGCTGAGGCTTTTGCAAGGAAAAGGATGAATTGTTTCATGACTCCTCGCACTCCGGAGGTAAGGTAAACCTTTTTTCCTAGTAGTTTTTTTATTGATTTATAAGTTTCATAAGGCTGGCCGCGGTATAAAAAATTACCTGTTCCGGAAATTTTAACGAGGTCTTTTTTGGACACCTGTGATGTAATCTCGTCTATTGGTCTTTTCCCGTAGAAACCGTAGTTGGTTGCATCAAAGTTGAAGGTGTAATCTAAAAAATTAAGTTCTTTCTTGGTAAAACTTTCTATGGAAGGATTGTTCTTGGCATAAAGCAGAGTCTCATCGAAACTAAGTATACTAAAATTCCCAAATCCAACAGATTTTTGAATTCTTTTAAGTCTTTTTAGTGTGGAGTTAAGAGTGGTTAGTAGATTGTTTTTTAAGATAATATCGCCTGTATGCGGCAGGTCGAAATTGGCCATGTTGTGGAGGTAATCTTTTAGGTCATGGTCTTCAAAAGAGAGGGGCGTTTCTGACGCATGGGCAAGTGTCTGTGCTCCAAACAAGGTGGCTGATGCTGTAACGGTGCAAAGCGTTTTTAGAAACGTGCGTCTGTTCATTTTGTTAATTGTTTCAGTCCAGTTTTAAGTTTAAGCCTAAATATGGAAATTCCGTTTTTCATATTGTTATAACATATCAGCCCAAGTGGAAAGCTTTTGAAAAGCTCAACCGTTAATAAAATAAGACTTTTGTTAGTTTGTATTAGTTTTTACTGACAGCAAAAGGCGGGGTTAAGCTAGCTGAAAAGGTAATTTGTAGGTAGCAGGTTTTGCGGATGAGGATTAAAGGAGTCGTATTTTTAAAGGTCGAGAAGATTGGGGCTATAGAGGGTAACATTTCCGGCCGAGCGTATTTGGAAGAATCTCTAGAACCGAGCAGTCCGTAAGAAGGTATGCCAAATACGCTTTAACCGGGTTAGTTCTTTATTGTCCGCGTTTGGTCCAGAGCTGCATTTCTTTCATCTTTTTGCGACGTTCACGTTGCAGTGATTTGCAAACAAGGGGTGTTTTCTTTTTAAGATTATGTTTTGTTCTGTATTCATCAGGGGTTAGGTCGTGTGAAGCAAGGTGTTTTTTAGTGATAATCTTGAAAGATTTACCGCATTCGCAACATACGATAGTTTTTTCTTTAATAGATTTTTTAGGGTCACATGCAGGTGCTTCTTCTTTTGCTGGGAATGTATTTTCTGCAATCGATTGAATACCTGCAGACAGTTTACGAACCATTGAAGTCATTTCTTCTTCATTCATAGTTCTTACACTGGCTTGTGCTTTGACTATTTCCAAAGCTTCTTTAAGATAATCTTCCACTTGATATCTCCTTAGGGATTATATTTATACTAACTATTGTCTTGGAAAGACAATGGATAAGGTAGTTTATATTCGCTGTCAAATGTATTAAGCTATTTTCTGAATGTTTGTTTTGTTGTTTTTATGTATAACTGTAAAGAAAAGCACTGTTTTGATAGTATTGTTATTCTAAAGTAGTTTTAATGTACCTTCTATCATCTTTTTTATTCTTTATGTGCAGAATATGAGTGGGACAGAAAAAACTTGGTTATAGTAAAGTTGCAAATCTTGAGTGTTTTTGTCCAATTTTGAATTTGTTATAACCTTTTATTTATTCATGTGAATCTTATCACTTAAGTTTGTTCTTCTTTTAAAGGATAAAGAGTGAGCACTTCCGTATGCTTTTGTTGTATGTAAGCTATAAGCAGTAATGTATATCCTGATAAACTGGATAGTATTGATTTTATCTTCGCACTTTTTAAAATATAATTTAGATTTATGGCTAAGGGTGCTTATTTGTTTTTTAAGCAAGTCAGATGTAGGTGTATAAAATTAGGTTTGTATTTTATTGAAAATTTCTAAAATACTGATATTTGTATTGCGGAAGACCGTTTTAAACGACAATTTTTAAGTTTAGTCAGGGAGAAAATATGATTATACCGGTAATTCTTTCAGGCGGAAGCGGAACCAGATTATGGCCACTTTCCCGTAAATTGTACCCCAAGCAACTCCTTGATTTAA
The genomic region above belongs to Desulfovibrio sp. UCD-KL4C and contains:
- a CDS encoding M15 family metallopeptidase, whose protein sequence is MNRRTFLKTLCTVTASATLFGAQTLAHASETPLSFEDHDLKDYLHNMANFDLPHTGDIILKNNLLTTLNSTLKRLKRIQKSVGFGNFSILSFDETLLYAKNNPSIESFTKKELNFLDYTFNFDATNYGFYGKRPIDEITSQVSKKDLVKISGTGNFLYRGQPYETYKSIKKLLGKKVYLTSGVRGVMKQFILFLAKASASNGNLSLASRSLAPPGYSFHGVGDFDVGERGLGAANFSSKFAKTETCMRLRNQGYLKLRYPKDNMLGVRFEPWHIKVKNFRP
- a CDS encoding MucR family transcriptional regulator, which gives rise to MEDYLKEALEIVKAQASVRTMNEEEMTSMVRKLSAGIQSIAENTFPAKEEAPACDPKKSIKEKTIVCCECGKSFKIITKKHLASHDLTPDEYRTKHNLKKKTPLVCKSLQRERRKKMKEMQLWTKRGQ